In a genomic window of Candidatus Neomarinimicrobiota bacterium:
- the miaA gene encoding tRNA (adenosine(37)-N6)-dimethylallyltransferase MiaA has translation MLRQQFTTEYNPIEVKRIHGLIFTTIMETILAIIGPTASGKSTLALSIAKKVDGEIIGLDSRQIYKDMPIGTAQPTEEDRKRIYHHLIGIREPTESVSAGEYAELVLEAIDTAKKRGKTPIICGGSGLYFRALSTGIFEGSMTNESIREKLEKDYDAHGSELMLNRLKKIDPDYAEIVHPHNRKRLVRALEIYESTGDPPSVHFKKQDASETRKIKTFTVLVLIPPDKLENRIRNRTKTMLKSGWIDETKHLQEKYGVDNVHALDSIGYKQIIQVLDGEITREVMEEEIVIRTRQYAKRQRTWFRKENIDLEINPDDYSNEKDIIETILVRMNK, from the coding sequence AATTCATGGACTAATTTTTACCACCATTATGGAAACCATTTTAGCAATCATCGGTCCAACTGCTTCAGGGAAATCCACCCTTGCTCTTTCAATCGCCAAGAAAGTTGATGGAGAAATCATTGGTCTTGATTCCAGACAGATTTATAAAGACATGCCGATTGGCACGGCTCAACCTACCGAGGAAGATCGGAAGCGTATTTATCATCATTTAATTGGAATTCGCGAACCCACAGAATCGGTATCCGCAGGAGAATATGCTGAATTAGTTTTGGAAGCAATTGATACGGCTAAGAAAAGAGGGAAAACTCCCATTATTTGTGGTGGATCCGGACTGTATTTCAGGGCGCTTTCCACTGGTATTTTCGAAGGAAGTATGACAAATGAATCCATTCGGGAAAAATTAGAAAAAGATTATGATGCTCATGGAAGCGAACTGATGCTGAATCGATTAAAAAAGATTGACCCGGATTATGCAGAAATAGTTCATCCTCATAATCGAAAACGGTTGGTTCGCGCGCTAGAAATTTATGAGTCCACCGGCGATCCGCCTTCGGTTCATTTCAAAAAACAAGATGCATCTGAAACGCGCAAAATTAAAACTTTTACAGTTCTTGTTTTAATACCGCCTGATAAACTTGAAAATCGAATCCGAAATCGGACAAAGACAATGTTAAAATCCGGTTGGATTGATGAAACAAAACATCTTCAGGAAAAATATGGTGTTGATAATGTGCATGCATTGGATTCCATTGGATATAAACAAATCATTCAGGTATTAGATGGGGAAATAACTCGGGAAGTGATGGAAGAAGAAATTGTGATTCGTACTCGTCAATATGCAAAGCGACAGCGGACGTGGTTTCGAAAGGAAAATATTGATTTAGAAATAAATCCTGATGATTATTCTAACGAAAAAGATATTATTGAAACTATTTTAGTGAGGATGAATAAGTAG